One genomic window of Glycine max cultivar Williams 82 chromosome 16, Glycine_max_v4.0, whole genome shotgun sequence includes the following:
- the LOC100799278 gene encoding alpha/beta hydrolase domain-containing protein 17B isoform X1, which translates to MGGVTSSMAAKFAFFPPNPPSYKVVTDDMTGLLLLTPFPHRENVEIQKLPTRRGTEIVALYIRHPMATSTVLYSHGNAADLGQMYELFIQLSIHLRVNLMGYDYSGYGQSSGKPSEQNTYSDIEAAYKCLEESYGAKQEDIILYGQSVGSGPTLDLAARLPQLRAVVLHSPILSGLRVMYPVKRTYWFDIYKNIDKIPQVNCPVLIIHGTSDEVVDCSHGKQLWELCKEKYEPLWLKGGNHCDLELFPEYIRHLKKFITTVEKSPSQRYSFRRSTDQFEQPRKSTDIFEVSRKSTDRREKPRKSTDKPEKLKNLSNNSDMLEKLRMTFDHKERSRRSVDCHEKSRKSIDHQLEKARKSVDRLDRIRSG; encoded by the exons ATGGGAGGGGTGACGTCCTCGATGGCGGCGAAGTTCGCGTTCTTCCCGCCGAATCCGCCGTCGTACAAGGTGGTGACGGACGACATGACGGGGCTGCTGCTCCTGACGCCGTTCCCGCACAGGGAGAACGTGGAAATCCAGAAGCTGCCGACGCGGCGGGGCACGGAGATTGTGGCGCTGTACATACGGCACCCGATGGCGACGTCCACCGTGCTCTACTCCCACGGCAACGCAGCTGATCTCGGCCAGATGTACGAGCTCTTCATCCAGCTCAGCATCCACCTCCGCGTTAACCTCATGGG GTATGACTATTCTGGGTACGGACAGTCATCAGGGAAG CCAAGTGAGCAGAATACATATTCAGATATTGAGGCAGCATACAAGTGTCTAGAAGAAAGTTATGGTGCCAAGCAGGAAGACATAATCCTTTATGGGCAATCTGTTGGCAGTGGCCCAACTTTGGATCTTGCAGCTAGGTTGCCTCAATTAAGAGCTGTTGTTCTGCACAGTCCCATACTTTCTGGCTTAAGGGTCATGTATCCAGTAAAGCGTACATACTGGTTTGACATATATAAG AATATTGACAAGATTCCGCAAGTTAATTGTCCAGTTCTCATAATTCAT GGTACTTCAGATGAAGTTGTAGATTGCTCCCATGGCAAGCAACTCTGGGAACTGTGTAAAGAGAAGTACGAACCACTGTGGCTCAAAGGAGGAAACCATTGTGATTTGGAGCTCTTTCCTGAGTACATCAGGCATCTGAAGAAGTTCATAACAACAGTTGAGAAGTCTCCATCGCAACGATACAGTTTCCGGCGGAGCACAGACCAGTTTGAGCAGCCTCGAAAGAGTACAGATATTTTTGAAGTAAGTAGAAAGAGCACTGATCGTAGAGAAAAGCCAAGGAAGAGCACAGACAAGCCAGAAAAGCTGAAAAACTTGTCTAATAATTCTGATATGTTAGAGAAATTGAGAATGACTTTTGATCACAAGGAAAGGTCTAGGAGAAGTGTGGATTGTCATGAGAAGTCCCGGAAAAGCATTGACCATCAATTAGAAAAAGCAAGGAAGAGTGTTGACAGGCTGGACAGAATAAGGAGTGGATAA
- the LOC100799278 gene encoding alpha/beta hydrolase domain-containing protein 17C isoform X2: MGGVTSSMAAKFAFFPPNPPSYKVVTDDMTGLLLLTPFPHRENVEIQKLPTRRGTEIVALYIRHPMATSTVLYSHGNAADLGQMYELFIQLSIHLRVNLMGYDYSGYGQSSGKPSEQNTYSDIEAAYKCLEESYGAKQEDIILYGQSVGSGPTLDLAARLPQLRAVVLHSPILSGLRVMYPVKRTYWFDIYKNIDKIPQVNCPVLIIHMKL, encoded by the exons ATGGGAGGGGTGACGTCCTCGATGGCGGCGAAGTTCGCGTTCTTCCCGCCGAATCCGCCGTCGTACAAGGTGGTGACGGACGACATGACGGGGCTGCTGCTCCTGACGCCGTTCCCGCACAGGGAGAACGTGGAAATCCAGAAGCTGCCGACGCGGCGGGGCACGGAGATTGTGGCGCTGTACATACGGCACCCGATGGCGACGTCCACCGTGCTCTACTCCCACGGCAACGCAGCTGATCTCGGCCAGATGTACGAGCTCTTCATCCAGCTCAGCATCCACCTCCGCGTTAACCTCATGGG GTATGACTATTCTGGGTACGGACAGTCATCAGGGAAG CCAAGTGAGCAGAATACATATTCAGATATTGAGGCAGCATACAAGTGTCTAGAAGAAAGTTATGGTGCCAAGCAGGAAGACATAATCCTTTATGGGCAATCTGTTGGCAGTGGCCCAACTTTGGATCTTGCAGCTAGGTTGCCTCAATTAAGAGCTGTTGTTCTGCACAGTCCCATACTTTCTGGCTTAAGGGTCATGTATCCAGTAAAGCGTACATACTGGTTTGACATATATAAG AATATTGACAAGATTCCGCAAGTTAATTGTCCAGTTCTCATAATTCAT ATGAAGTTGTAG
- the LOC100800346 gene encoding uncharacterized protein isoform X2 — MILRGSMLSFKISNQVAASICGRYKIPISAFMAHSADCEMLLADIVSHVLTLFMEFMYHLSQCSRSAAVRHCFTCPLSPCVCVWNSCTISCQCLRVSASGAP, encoded by the exons ATGATATTAAGAGGCTCTATGCTTTCATTCAAGATAAG CAATCAAGTTGCTGCCTCCATTTGTGGCCGATACAAAATCCCTATTTCTGCCTTTATGGCGCATTCAG CAGACTGCGAAATGCTTCTGGCAGACATTGTTTCACATGTTCTCACTCTCTTCATGGAATTCATGTACCATCTCAGTCAGTGCTCGAGAAGTGCTGCTGTCAGACACTGTTTCACATGTCCTCTCTCTccctgtgtgtgtgtgtggaatTCCTGCACCATCTCTTGTCAGTGCTTGAGA GTTTCGGCATCTGGGGCACCCTAG
- the LOC100800346 gene encoding uncharacterized protein isoform X3: MILRGSMLSFKISNQVAASICGRYKIPISAFMAHSDCEMLLADIVSHVLTLFMEFMYHLSQCSRSAAVRHCFTCPLSPCVCVWNSCTISCQCLRVSASGAP, translated from the exons ATGATATTAAGAGGCTCTATGCTTTCATTCAAGATAAG CAATCAAGTTGCTGCCTCCATTTGTGGCCGATACAAAATCCCTATTTCTGCCTTTATGGCGCATTCAG ACTGCGAAATGCTTCTGGCAGACATTGTTTCACATGTTCTCACTCTCTTCATGGAATTCATGTACCATCTCAGTCAGTGCTCGAGAAGTGCTGCTGTCAGACACTGTTTCACATGTCCTCTCTCTccctgtgtgtgtgtgtggaatTCCTGCACCATCTCTTGTCAGTGCTTGAGA GTTTCGGCATCTGGGGCACCCTAG
- the LOC100800346 gene encoding uncharacterized protein isoform X1, whose translation MILRGSMLSFKISNQVAASICGRYKIPISAFMAHSGSFLAMQTVTAVAGCHQFFDPLTMMFACYFPADCEMLLADIVSHVLTLFMEFMYHLSQCSRSAAVRHCFTCPLSPCVCVWNSCTISCQCLRVSASGAP comes from the exons ATGATATTAAGAGGCTCTATGCTTTCATTCAAGATAAG CAATCAAGTTGCTGCCTCCATTTGTGGCCGATACAAAATCCCTATTTCTGCCTTTATGGCGCATTCAGGTTCATTTTTAGCAATGCAAACCGTCACTGCTGTTGCTGGTTGCCATCAGTTTTTTGACCCACTCACCATGATGTTTGCTTGCTACTTTCCAGCAGACTGCGAAATGCTTCTGGCAGACATTGTTTCACATGTTCTCACTCTCTTCATGGAATTCATGTACCATCTCAGTCAGTGCTCGAGAAGTGCTGCTGTCAGACACTGTTTCACATGTCCTCTCTCTccctgtgtgtgtgtgtggaatTCCTGCACCATCTCTTGTCAGTGCTTGAGA GTTTCGGCATCTGGGGCACCCTAG